The following proteins come from a genomic window of Mycosarcoma maydis chromosome 22, whole genome shotgun sequence:
- a CDS encoding uncharacterized protein (related to Arsenite-resistance protein 2 (ASR2)), with product MDYRSSYRPYDRSGPPAADSYPIDDPYDRSRKRGRSPSPSYYRDQRRTSNYNDYPPLDPWDRPPRDYRDASPYASRQSAYDNYRPSDPYEDRTDRTRAAEWDRYYREREREREPRDHDYRSSAYDDRDRYDVRSRYDEPPPSDRDDRPRHRDRQRPYLAYDSQYRRDEPPHASDSLSKPPFDPQPAPDPMQSDSLLQFRQYAQMTKAAHPSARDRSIEQPTTQELYDGYQAYKSAFNKKAIASFFEQRKHEAWFKEKYSPAEPWLTARNQRKRTARAGKKFAWLQELQQGKLDKLTNDIQRIDASDATRDTWHPEDADDHHRGRSEPNDITLLSRYGEPQLMHAEQAVIPACNHQMLVKTFPADLARERLEEVLASTPGFRYLALGEPHVGKRWHRAGWAMYEPHIDIQDTLNALQGKDVDGFALNLAPCTKPTSSKLRTVPVYANSFHRLLIDLKHCKQLVERFEIEDRQVLFRDQAQGDASSDASSWLHVSASEAISQRVGQIEPELVDRDLEREFDAQEDAEKREQRRRAIKKLLDLHLDLLRTVYHCDYYISLVCESEEELLRRSPRHARRQPSVGVLVEEPRENSNDESWARSVDQKTSLMLADDKTDLTEMGGKDMTAELMSAALPYIKEEDKEKHRCTVTLNDVQCGKLFKAAIFVQKHILNKHRTFIESVADEVLQEVKFFNNYVRDPSRAISQPSVNAKESLGGGAALAQRLDGGDHGAIAGAMFNSGGRMGMIRFGSASVVDSPRRAAHGGSAAAGSLGMRLGGVIATSDSPAATPIKPDPLPPPPKPLDPRAQRAAPKSYQDLDGAAEGDVDLAY from the coding sequence ATGGACTACAGATCGTCCTATCGTCCATACGACCGCTCTGGTCCACCCGCTGCCGACTCGTACCCAATAGACGACCCTTACGATCGTTCGAGGAAACGTGGTCGCTCTCCTTCGCCATCCTACTACCGCGACCAGAGGCGTACCAGCAACTACAACGACTATCCCCCGCTCGATCCCTGGGACCGTCCGCCGAGAGACTATCGTGATGCGTCTCCTTACGCATCGCGTCAGTCTGCCTACGACAACTATCGTCCTTCCGATCCGTACGAAGACCGTACCGATCGTACCCGTGCCGCAGAATGGGATCGCTACTAccgcgagcgcgagcgcgagcgcgagccACGTGACCACGACTATCGTTCCTCGGCCTACGACGATCGCGACCGATACGACGTCAGGTCCAGATACGATGAGCCTCCTCCGTCTGACAGAGATGATCGTCCGCGCCACCGCGATCGCCAACGTCCCTATCTTGCGTACGATTCCCAGTACCGTAGAGACGAACCGCCTCACGCCTCAGATTCTCTCTCCAAACCTCCCTTTGACCCGCAGCCGGCTCCGGATCCCATGCAGTCAGACTCGCTCTTGCAGTTCCGCCAATACGCTCAAATGACCAAGGCCGCTCACCCTTCGGCACGCGACCGCTCCATCGAACAGCCTACCACCCAGGAGCTCTACGATGGCTACCAAGCCTACAAGTCGGCTTTCAACAAAAAGGCCATCGCCTCCTTCTTCGAAcagcgcaagcacgaagcgtggtTCAAGGAAAAGTACTCGCCCGCCGAGCCGTGGCTCACTGCTCGCAACCAACGCAAGCGAACCGCTCGTGCCGGTAAGAAGTTCGCCTGGCTCCAAGAGCTTCAGCAAGGCAAGCTTGACAAGCTCACCAACGACATTCAACGCATCGATGCATCCGATGCAACGCGCGATACTTGGCATCCTGAAGATGCTGACGACCACCATCGCGGTCGATCCGAGCCCAACGATATCACGCTCCTCTCTCGGTACGGCGAACCTCAGCTTATGCATGCAGAGCAGGCTGTCATCCCCGCCTGCAATCACCAGATGCTCGTCAAGACCTTCCCCGCTGATCTTGCACGCGAGAGACTTGAAGAGGTGCTCGCCTCCACGCCAGGTTTCCGCTACCTGGCGCTGGGCGAACCGCACGTCGGAAAGCGATGGCACCGTGCCGGCTGGGCCATGTACGAGCCGCACATCGACATTCAAGACACGCTCAACGCACTTCAGGGCAAGGACGTCGACGGATTTGCGCTCAACCTCGCGCCTTGCACCAAGCCCACCTCGAGTAAGCTCCGCACCGTTCCCGTATACGCCAACTCGTTTCACCGCCTTCTCATCGACCTCAAGCACTGCAAGCAACTGGTGGAGCgtttcgagatcgaggatcgCCAAGTGCTCTTCCGTGACCAAGCCCAAGGTGACGCATCATCGGACGCCAGTTCCTGGCTGCACGTCAGTGCGTCGGAAGCCATCTCGCAACGCGTTGGCCAGATCGAGCccgagcttgttgaccgAGATCTGGAGCGCGAATTTGATGCTCAAGAAGACGCCGAAAAGCGCGAAcaacgacgtcgagcgatcaagaagctgctcgacctgcacctcgatctgctgcgcACCGTCTACCACTGCGACTACTACATTTCGCTCGTCTGCGAGTCTGAagaggagctgctgcgtcgaaGTCCACGTCACGCACGAAGGCAGCCTTCTGTGGgcgtgctcgtcgaggagCCACGCGAAAACTCGAATGACGAGTCTTGGGCGCGCAGCGTCGACCAaaagacgagcttgatgctTGCGGACGACAAAACGGATCTCACCGAGATGGGAGGCAAAGACATGACTGCAGAACTCATGAGCGCTGCGCTACCTTATATCAAAGAAGAGGACAAGGAAAAACACCGATGTACCGTGACGCTCAACGATGTGCAATGCGGCAAGCTCTTCAAAGCTGCCATCTTTGTGCAGAAGCACATTCTCAACAAGCACCGCACGTTTATCGAGTCGGTAGCCgacgaggtgctgcagGAGGTCAAGTTTTTCAACAACTATGTGCGCGATCCAAGCCGCGCCATCAGTCAGCCAAGTGTGAATGCCAAGGAGTCTCTGGGCGGCGGGGCGGCGCTAGCGCAGCGGTTGGATGGGGGTGATCATGGAGCGATTGCGGGCGCCATGTTCAATAGTGGCGGTAGGATGGGCATGATCAGGTTTGGCAGTGCCAGTGTTGTTGACTCGCCTCGCAGAGCTGCGCATGGCGGcagtgcagcagctggttCGCTTGGAATGCGTTTGGGCGGCGTGATCGCTACTTCGGACTCGCCCGCAGCTACACCGATCAAGCCCGACCctctgccaccgccacccAAACCGCTCGACCCTCGAGCACAGCGCGCCGCTCCCAAGAGCTACCAGGACCTCGATGGCGCAGCCGAAGGCgatgtcgatctcgcctACTAA
- a CDS encoding uncharacterized protein (related to 80 kDa nuclear cap binding protein): MDGWDSSTNPGSGYPQHQYQHSYSNNGGSAGYGGAHAYGVRDQGWANSPRREGGGRAAHRPDGRGAGSGGGYYQDVRGGDGGAQPPHQQPPTERREENRIRYIRSQLFKLGEEKDFHPPSDLLKLARWIEDKSQDGIDATTSAFRIMVTEQPHKIPLIAALIGFLCLSQPSKPAAASNNEINPEEQDFSSTTESDSLGITIVKDLVKAFRSYLDARLWRNTRLSLHLFAALVPLQIIPASSLRTLLSSFAAVLEEPAVAAARADRAAICIIETLCRAGQDLLADSPNAQAELDDLVQKVVTYDAARKVEVELTQPVHSLDSIWLEGFPDAVKALEQLRAGGYTRPVFLPVPSDLLPAAISPAATQVPEEKRTVLLPDVLVPPEEDAEDQGLDVAYAQLGHHQVRQRKAGTGKGELEEKKAAVGPERISPQPRWFAETVPAVASPASVVLRAILADMIDLYEVNRKEAAKLILDLPNWLRRATFNLKVSSDAGLFGEMGDVNPGESNWSLDDLLVETILSTAFVLPTPPRNPLYYTSLLREIVTLTPGTVAPSLGKTIRTFYDALSSRNMDVETIHRFADWFAIHLSNFNFGWAWKEWIPDTTLPAAHPKIVFMKRVVELEIRLAYFDRVKQTLPDEIQAVTMPSEEPAPVFTYADESHPYAAQAGRLINSIKAKASAEVILADFESFKASILDNSSAIPSDDAVEGLVADALQADVVVRDLTIQCVLQVGSRSFSHFLNIVERYHSLLRQLSKSARMRAAILSGAVRFWHRSQQWIHIVVDKLLQYRIVEPADVVEFIFSPPMDEPGTISSPNGASGREGWVGFNTWTLLRLTLEKVNGRVDQLKKRLEEIQRNEAEEVERREAAAAAGFGEEDVGQGDDEAEQASMPLFPTSATLPIRPATSSAKEEKSQLSSTEALASLDAIKSEQRKVLVTTLVGFKTLIVRSQTNEPDEWTLWWIKSWYRQMVRFFNRQLLQNRQTVLNNAFRHDDGDVATNLSELLERAIDMLSE, translated from the coding sequence ATGGACGGCTGGGACTCATCCACAAACCCTGGCTCGGGCTATCCGCAGCACCAATATCAGCATTCCTACAGCAACAATGGAGGCAGCGCAGGATATGGCGGCGCTCACGCATATGGAGTACGCGATCAGGGTTGGGCCAATTCTCCTCGTCGTGAAGGTGGaggccgagctgctcatcgCCCCGATGGACGCGGAgctggcagcggcggcggctaCTATCAAGACGTCCGAGGtggcgatggtggagcACAACCCCCTCATCAACAGCCACCCACAGAACGGCGTGAAGAGAATCGAATCCGATACATTCGTTCGCAGCTCTTCAAGCTCGGAGAGGAGAAAGACTTCCATCCTCCCTCGGATCTCCTCAAATTGGCTCGATGGATTGAGGACAAGTCGCAAGACGGAATTGATGCTACCACCAGCGCTTTCAGGATCATGGTCACCGAACAGCCTCACAAGATCCCCCTCATCGCCGCCCTCATCGGCTTCCTTTGCCTTTCTCAGCCATCCAAACCCGCCGCGGCGTCCAACAACGAGATCAACCCCGAAGAACAAGATTtttcctccaccaccgaaTCCGACTCGCTAGGTATCACCATCGTCAAAGACCTCGTCAAGGCGTTCCGCAGCTACCTCGATGCTCGTCTCTGGAGAAACACGCGTCTGAGCTTGCACCTTTTTGCCGCGCTCGTTCCGCTGCAGATCATCCCGGCCAGCTCGTTGCGAACcctgctcagctcgttcgctgctgtgctcgaGGAACCCGCCGTCGCAGCCGCTAGAGCGGATCGTGCTGCGATTTGCATCATCGAAACTCTCTGCCGTGCCGGTCAGGATCTTCTGGCTGATAGTCCAAATGCGCAGGCCGAACTCGACGACTTGGTCCAAAAGGTAGTCACCTACGATGCGGCCCGCAAAGTCGAAGTAGAACTCACTCAGCCCGTACACAgcctcgactcgatctggCTCGAGGGCTTTCCCGACGCCGTCAAAGCGCTCGAACAGCTCCGCGCCGGAGGCTACACCAGACCTGTGTTTCTTCCTGTCCCCTCGGATCTGCTTCCAGCCGCCATCTCGCCCGCTGCGACACAGGTCCCCGAAGAGAAGCGTACCGTGCTGCTCCCCGATGTGCTCGTTCCACCCGAGGAAGACGCCGAAGACCAGGGCCTCGACGTAGCCTATGCCCAGTTGGGCCACCATCAAGTTAGGCAACGCAAAGCTGGCACGGGCAAgggcgagctcgaagagaaGAAGGCCGCCGTCGGTCCAGAGCGTATCAGCCCTCAGCCGCGATGGTTTGCCGAGACTGTGCCGGCGGTCGCTTCACCCGCCTCAGTTGTGCTTAGGGCGATCTTGGCTGATATGATCGATCTTTACGAAGTCAACCGGAAAGAAGCTGCCAAATTGATCCTCGATCTGCCCAATTGGCTCCGAAGAGCGACGTTCAACCTAAAGGTTTCGAGCGATGCCGGTCTCTTTGGAGAGATGGGCGACGTCAACCCGGGAGAGAGCAATTGGTCGCTGGACGacctgctcgtcgagaccaTCCTTTCCACCGCGTTTGTGCTGCCCACGCCTCCTCGCAATCCGCTCTACTACACCTCGTTGCTTCGCGAGATCGTCACGCTCACCCCTGGCACAGTGGCACCTTCGCTCGGTAAAACCATCCGTACCTTTTACGACGCGCTCTCGTCGCGCAACATGGATGTCGAAACCATCCACCGGTTCGCCGACTGGTTCGCCATCCATCTCTCTAACTTCAACTTTGGCTGGGCGTGGAAAGAGTGGATCCCAGACACGACTCTACCTGCTGCGCACCCCAAGATTGTGTTTATGAAGCGCGTCGTGGAGCTCGAGATCCGGCTGGCGTACTTTGACCGTGTCAAGCAGACATTACCGGACGAGATACAGGCGGTGACCATGCCGAGCGAAGAACCCGCGCCCGTTTTCACATACGCCGACGAATCGCACCCCTACGCAGCACAGGCGGGCAGGTTGATCAATTCGATCAAGGCCAAAGCTAGCGCCGAGGTGATTCTGGCGGATTTCGAATCGTTCAAAGCCTCGATCCTGGACAACTCGAGTGCGATCCccagcgacgatgctgtcgaAGGCTTGGTGGCGGACGCCCTGCAAGCCGATgtcgtggttcgtgatttgacGATCCAATGCGTGCTTCAGGTGGGTTCGCGTTCCTTTTCGCATTTTCTCAACATTGTAGAACGATACCATTCGTTGCTGCGTCAACTTTCCAAGAGCGCACGTATGCGAGCGGCGATCCTCTCCGGTGCGGTGCGCTTCTGGCATCGATCTCAGCAGTGGATCCACATTGTGGTGGACAAGTTGTTGCAGTatcgcatcgtcgagccGGCCGATGTGGTCGAGTTTATCTTTAGTCCGCCGATGGACGAGCCGGGTACGATTTCGAGCCCGAATGGAGCAAGTGGACGCGAGGGCTGGGTTGGCTTCAATACGTGGACGTTGCTTCGACTGACGTTGGAGAAAGTGAATGGGCGGGTGGATCAGCTGAAGAAGAGGTTGGAGGAGATCCAGCGCAACGAAGCGGAGGAAGTTGAGCGAAGGgaagcggcggcagcagccggATTCGGCGAAGAAGACGTCGGACAGggtgacgacgaggcggagcaagcgtcgatgccgctGTTCCCGACGAGCGCGACGCTACCGATCCGACCGGCGACGTCGTCGGCGAAAGAAGAGAAATCGCAGCTCTCCTCGACCGAAGCGCtggcgagcttggacgCAATCAAGAGCGAACAGCGCAAAGTGCTCGTCACCACTCTGGTCGGCTTCAAAACGCTGATCGTGCGCTCGCAAACCAACGAGCCCGACGAGTGGACACTATGGTGGATCAAGTCGTGGTACAGGCAAATGGTCAGGTTCTTCAATCGACAGCTGCTCCAAAACCGTCAGACCGTCTTGAACAATGCCTTCCGACACGATGACGGCGACGTCGCAACCAACTTGAGCGAACTCTTGGAACGTGCCATCGACATGCTCTCCGAGTAA
- a CDS encoding putative transcription elongation protein, which translates to MSARKEKLRACLRCQFVQSPRDFHLKGCPNCEPVLEMQGSQDRVAECTTSNFDGMISMLRPEESWVAKWQRIEKRLPGLYAVKVVGRLPEGIDA; encoded by the exons ATGTCGGCCAGAAAGGAGAAGCTGCGCGCGTGTCTACGATGCCAATTCGTCCAGTCGCCACGAGATTTTCACCTGAAAGGATGTCCCAACTGCGAACCGGTGCTCGAG ATGCAAGGCAGTCAGGACAGGGTAGCGGAATGCACAACGAGCAACTTTGACGGCATGATCTCGATGCTCCGACCCGAAGAGAGTTGGGTGGCGAAATGGCAGCGCATTG AGAAGCGTCTTCCAGGCTTGTACGCAGTCAAAGTGGTGGGCAGGCTACCTGAAGGCATCGACGCCTGA
- a CDS encoding cyclin-dependent protein serine/threonine kinase regulator SSN8 (related to SSN8 - DNA-directed RNA polymerase II holoenzyme and SRB subcomplex subunit, cyclin C homolog), producing MSANYWASTQCNNWLLDRPQLELARKEDLRYATRLECAALGVFFSNLLSLICKRLNLRQRVTASANVFFRRFFAKNSYSALDPFLVCATCVYVAAKVEESPIHIKSAVAEATRSFTEHGFRGMPTDHSSLAEMEFYLLEEMEFDMVLFHSYRSLIVMFEDYGSGSAVGSGNSIHERSAGAAGSGSGSGGSGMMIGLGIEAAAFGVTKGLASVEEGDAASAIAEEDKVQLNEFNDEVLLMCWFILNDTYKTDIPLMYPPYMVALASIWLGLSLHPPSFDKITASLHTMQTRRDEHHLSIQRILDNPASTPAELASAKREPSPPSQDALTFFASLNVSLPLLAEIVQEMVSAYSVQHQVQRLVSDGPGIVKLLERMRESRRVALIKDRDQTRTHA from the exons ATGTCAGCCAACTACTGGGCTTCTACACAATG caacaACTGGCTACTGGATCGACcgcagctcgagttggCGCGCAAGGAAGATCTGCGCTAtgcgactcgactcgagtGTGCTGCTTTGGGCGTGTTCTTTTCCAACT TGCTATCGCTCATCTGCAAGCGGCTCAATCTGCGACAACGAGTGACGGCGTCGGCCAACGTCTTCTTCCGACGCTTCTTTGCCAAAAACTCGTACTCGGCGCTCGACCCCTTCCTCGTGTGCGCCACGTGCGTCTATGTGGCAgccaaggtggaagagTCGCCGATCCACATCAAATCCGCCGTGGCAGAAGCCACACGTAGCTTCACAGAACACGGCTTCCGAGGCATGCCCACCGACCATTCGAGCCTGGCAGAGATGGAATTTTATCTgctggaagagatggaGTTTGACATGGTGCTCTTTCACAGTTATCGAAGTTTGATCGTCATGTTTGAGGATTATGGCTCAGGTAGCGCGGTAGGTAGCGGTAACAGTATACATGAGCGTTCCGCTGGCGCCGCTggcagcggaagcggaagcggcggTAGTGGGATGATGATAGGGTTGGGAATCGAAGCAGCCGCATTTGGCGTCACCAAAGGGCTAGCGAGTGTCGAGGAGGGCGACGCTGCCTCAGCGATCGCCGAGGAGGACAAAGTACAACTCAACGAGTTCAACGACGAAGTGCTGCTCATGTGTTGGTTCATACTCAACGACACGTACAAGACCGACATCCCACTCATGTACCCTCCCTACATGGTGgcgctcgcctcgatctggcTCGGTCTAAGCCTTCATCCTCCGTCGTTTGACAAGATCACCGCATCGCTCCACACCATGCAGACGCGACGAGACGAACACCACCTCTCGATCCAACGAATCCTGGACAACCCGGCCTCAACGCCCGCCGAGCTGGCGTCTGCAAAGCGAGAACCATCGCCGCCGAGCCAAGACGCCTTGACGTTTTTCGCAAGCCTCAACGTGTCCCTACCACTACTCGCCGAGATCGTACAGGAGATGGTGAGCGCTTACAGCGTCCAGCACCAGGTACAGAGGCTCGTGTCTGACGGTCCGGGcatcgtcaagctgctcgagaggATGAGGGAGAGTAGAAGGGTGGCTCTGATCAAGGATCGCGATCAAACGCGTACACACGCCTGA